A single region of the Spirosoma linguale DSM 74 genome encodes:
- a CDS encoding oxidoreductase FAD/NAD(P)-binding domain protein (PFAM: oxidoreductase FAD/NAD(P)-binding domain protein; Oxidoreductase FAD-binding domain protein; ferredoxin; Ferric reductase NAD binding~KEGG: bbt:BBta_p0093 putative NADH oxidoreductase; putative nitric oxide dioxygenase), translated as MLLPALLLGGTSVTNAQSEHEQHHPQASAAPMSGTETAMSSGTTATDSGGAKGVIAGGAKGGIMAEMGEMMKEMGKVAPMALYPTLMQMPELVPEKRDAIRQASDAWISEGNALMASGLRKLSDAVQSRNQDLDVKRAATEEIRQGQRLLESGFSAQRALAENEDPRTLALQWFNREMRLTPTGQDDEPPGIGDLSWFHIITMLTLIMFATTMIWMYFQKMKRANALVEKLGGKSDETIPPSGGAKPDGSIAPALPSGGLAPAPKPEPVAAISPAPTSPTPFAKPDAAISPDTTPSKPNSFSGTLIVSEIFQETPNVKTFRLTDPGGGKLPFNYLPGQFITVAVTPNGIPLKRSYTIASSPTHRDYCEITVKQEEFGTVSRYLNTEVHTGELLQVTGPSGKFTFTETHAKSAVFIGGGVGLTPMMSAIRYLTDRSWKGEIYFFFSCKDEGNIIFREELLYLQKRYSNLHVFFVLSRQQGVASVDFISGHITKELLAERVPGIVSRMVHICGPKVMMDAVILMLEELKVPKENIMQEVFAGSPPVAKTPSLATDGPVKPPDGKEAEQPAASEVGEAAVTENGQPAVPETPANTAVITFAKSNKTALLTPDKTVLEASEDIGVNIDYSCRVGTCGICKVKLLSGNVTMAVQDALTDEDKAQQIILACQAKATAPVSVEA; from the coding sequence ATGTTGCTGCCCGCCCTATTACTTGGAGGGACATCGGTTACCAACGCTCAAAGCGAGCATGAACAGCATCATCCGCAGGCCTCAGCCGCGCCGATGTCCGGTACAGAAACGGCCATGTCGTCCGGGACAACAGCGACGGATTCGGGTGGAGCCAAGGGCGTTATAGCGGGTGGTGCTAAAGGGGGCATTATGGCCGAAATGGGCGAGATGATGAAAGAGATGGGCAAGGTTGCCCCTATGGCACTCTATCCAACCCTGATGCAGATGCCGGAACTGGTTCCCGAAAAACGCGATGCCATCAGACAGGCATCGGATGCCTGGATCAGCGAGGGGAACGCGCTGATGGCTTCGGGCCTGCGAAAACTATCGGATGCCGTACAATCCAGAAATCAGGATTTGGACGTGAAACGGGCCGCTACCGAAGAAATCCGGCAGGGCCAGCGGCTGCTCGAAAGCGGGTTTTCCGCGCAACGAGCCTTAGCCGAAAACGAAGACCCGCGCACGTTGGCCTTGCAATGGTTTAACCGTGAAATGAGGCTCACACCCACTGGCCAGGACGATGAGCCACCGGGGATTGGGGACCTATCGTGGTTTCACATCATTACGATGCTGACGCTAATTATGTTTGCCACCACGATGATCTGGATGTATTTTCAGAAAATGAAACGTGCCAATGCGCTCGTCGAAAAACTGGGCGGAAAGTCTGACGAGACGATACCACCTTCGGGCGGTGCCAAGCCCGACGGTTCGATAGCTCCTGCGCTACCATCGGGCGGTTTAGCACCGGCACCCAAACCCGAACCGGTTGCTGCGATCAGCCCCGCGCCTACGTCTCCTACGCCCTTTGCCAAACCGGACGCGGCAATTAGTCCCGATACTACGCCGTCGAAACCAAATTCGTTTTCGGGAACGTTGATAGTGTCCGAAATTTTTCAGGAAACCCCAAACGTCAAGACCTTCCGACTGACCGATCCGGGGGGAGGCAAACTGCCGTTCAACTACCTGCCGGGGCAGTTTATCACGGTAGCGGTAACGCCAAACGGCATTCCCCTCAAACGGTCCTATACCATTGCTTCCTCGCCGACGCACCGGGATTACTGCGAAATTACCGTCAAACAGGAAGAGTTTGGCACCGTGTCGCGGTATCTGAATACGGAGGTTCACACAGGCGAGTTGCTGCAAGTCACCGGGCCGTCGGGCAAATTTACATTTACCGAAACACATGCCAAAAGTGCGGTGTTCATTGGGGGTGGTGTCGGTTTAACGCCCATGATGAGTGCCATCCGCTATTTAACCGACCGCTCCTGGAAAGGGGAAATTTATTTTTTCTTCTCCTGCAAAGATGAGGGCAACATTATTTTCCGGGAAGAACTACTATACCTGCAAAAGCGGTACTCCAATTTGCACGTATTTTTTGTACTCAGCCGACAGCAAGGCGTGGCCAGTGTTGATTTTATCTCCGGTCATATCACCAAAGAACTATTGGCTGAACGGGTGCCGGGTATTGTATCCCGCATGGTTCACATCTGTGGACCAAAGGTCATGATGGATGCAGTAATTCTAATGTTGGAAGAACTGAAAGTGCCGAAAGAAAATATTATGCAGGAGGTATTTGCAGGTTCGCCACCTGTTGCCAAGACTCCGTCACTAGCAACCGATGGACCTGTAAAACCGCCAGATGGTAAAGAAGCAGAACAACCGGCTGCATCCGAAGTAGGAGAAGCTGCGGTGACTGAAAACGGACAACCTGCTGTACCTGAAACACCAGCCAATACGGCGGTTATCACCTTTGCCAAATCGAACAAAACGGCCCTGCTGACACCCGATAAAACGGTACTGGAAGCGTCGGAAGATATTGGGGTAAATATTGATTATTCGTGCCGCGTCGGGACGTGCGGAATCTGCAAAGTCAAGCTATTGTCGGGTAACGTGACGATGGCGGTTCAGGACGCGCTGACCGACGAGGACAAGGCGCAACAGATTATTCTGGCGTGTCAGGCCAAAGCAACCGCACCTGTATCAGTAGAAGCCTAA
- a CDS encoding hypothetical protein (KEGG: hypothetical protein LOC100211355), with amino-acid sequence MNKSSVLCINIKVMCLLLMAFASVFVAGCNTKKNVGENTGTDSVAQANRQRDDDGGMAMIHQGMDMVKSGKELTKKGEADDDKATMERGMDMIDKGMDMMTMGKEMIRKEKRADDDMALMDKGMHMISMGKDTTAKGIGMMDDDMMDKGMAMMGKGMAMTNKVAAKMSKDSTSKDPMAKDPPMKDDEGDM; translated from the coding sequence ATGAATAAATCATCTGTGCTGTGCATAAACATTAAAGTCATGTGCCTGCTCCTTATGGCATTTGCGTCGGTTTTCGTCGCGGGCTGCAACACGAAGAAAAATGTCGGCGAAAATACCGGGACAGATTCCGTCGCTCAGGCAAACCGGCAACGGGATGACGACGGTGGGATGGCCATGATTCACCAGGGCATGGATATGGTCAAATCCGGCAAAGAACTAACGAAAAAAGGGGAAGCCGACGACGACAAAGCCACGATGGAACGGGGTATGGACATGATTGACAAGGGTATGGACATGATGACCATGGGTAAAGAGATGATCAGAAAAGAGAAAAGGGCGGACGACGATATGGCTTTGATGGATAAAGGCATGCACATGATAAGCATGGGCAAAGATACGACCGCCAAAGGCATAGGCATGATGGACGATGATATGATGGACAAGGGCATGGCCATGATGGGTAAAGGCATGGCCATGACGAATAAGGTCGCTGCTAAGATGAGCAAAGACTCGACAAGCAAAGACCCAATGGCCAAAGATCCCCCAATGAAGGACGACGAGGGTGACATGTAG
- a CDS encoding hypothetical protein (KEGG: GL26002 gene product from transcript GL26002- RA): MYNKLIVVCCLGISLTVAGQPLAKQKGMGSNHGGMKMVYQPNANVIPPADTVAPMTAQSASNEDGMVMIHHGIDMVNSGKSMMDKGQIAKDKSMMDRGMKMMDKGMEMMDMGKEMMKKGKGAMHTHKMTEPAMANRSDRAKINKGMDMMTMGKAMTSKGMTSMSADSTAGMAMDMMDKGMGMMKKGMDMTEKCCGGNMKKAPMKKVPMKKAPMMDDDM, translated from the coding sequence ATGTACAATAAACTCATAGTGGTGTGTTGTCTGGGAATTTCCCTGACAGTGGCTGGTCAACCATTGGCAAAGCAAAAGGGCATGGGCAGTAATCACGGGGGTATGAAGATGGTTTACCAACCCAACGCCAATGTTATTCCGCCTGCCGATACAGTTGCTCCCATGACGGCCCAGTCGGCCAGTAACGAAGATGGGATGGTGATGATTCATCACGGCATAGACATGGTGAATTCCGGCAAATCCATGATGGATAAGGGTCAAATCGCCAAAGACAAATCCATGATGGACAGGGGAATGAAAATGATGGATAAGGGTATGGAAATGATGGATATGGGAAAAGAGATGATGAAAAAAGGAAAAGGTGCCATGCACACCCACAAGATGACTGAACCCGCGATGGCGAACCGGTCGGACCGTGCCAAGATAAATAAGGGCATGGACATGATGACCATGGGCAAAGCCATGACCAGCAAGGGCATGACTTCGATGAGCGCAGACTCGACAGCAGGTATGGCCATGGATATGATGGACAAGGGCATGGGCATGATGAAAAAAGGCATGGATATGACCGAAAAATGCTGTGGAGGTAATATGAAAAAAGCCCCGATGAAGAAGGTTCCCATGAAAAAGGCTCCGATGATGGACGACGATATGTGA
- a CDS encoding amino acid adenylation domain protein (TIGRFAM: amino acid adenylation domain protein~PFAM: AMP-dependent synthetase and ligase; Beta- ketoacyl synthase; aminotransferase class-III; Acyl transferase; phosphopantetheine-binding~KEGG: bph:Bphy_1672 amino acid adenylation domain- containing protein) → MNKPTQASPNLAEPLYPTDKTLVDLFVDQARQTPDQVAVVCADSLLTYAELDQQSNQLAHYLRKQGVKPETLVPICLDRSIAMIVGLLGILKAGGAYVPIDPDYPADRIEYILADLNATVVVTDGVARPKLEAEPAHPTERLKQPVTRTLVCLDRDASVINSEFIEAVSEPPTPPQLAYIIYTSGSTGRPKGVMIEHANVVSLMKMNASLFDFSERDVWTMFHSFCFDFSVWEMYGALLFGGRLIIVPKHIAKDAHLYGALLATHRVTVLNQTPSAFYVLQEHIVGRSVPLSVRYVIFGGEALHPGKLRPWQEAFPTCQLVNMYGITETTVHVTYLALRGEHLAQSSSLIGRSIPTLTTHVLDEQQRPVAVGETGELYVGGAGLARGYLNQPELTAQRFIPNPLSDQTDDLTQPVSHRLYRSGDLVRRLPQGELEYLGRIDAQVKIRGFRIELGEIEQTLQQYHGVKQAVVVAKIYGDADIRLVGYVVMDGPFEKSTLIHFLNSRLPDYMVPAVWMSIDQVPLTPNGKVDRRALPDPEPADSLVNTFLMPGNSTEEKLLAVWREVLALNRMGVTDNFFELGGNSLLAARTIAALKQTHSLEIPITKLYQYPTVRALADFVDGQVQDLSLPGRKNTARTDTDEVAIIGMAGRFPGANTVEALWEVLRAGQETIRFFTPDELDPSLPDDLIRDPQYVNARGILAEAYQFDAGFFGLSPKLAEVMDPQQRVFLEIAWEALEQAGYLPNQYGGSIGVWAGCGNNTYYLNNVLPNTEVVRQVGNFQAMTVNEKDFIASRTAYQLNLGGPAVSVYSACSTSLLAVAQAVDSIRLGHCALALAGGASVTAPIYSGHLYEEGAMLSRDGHCRPFDASATGTVFSDGAGVVLLKARSAAERDGDTIYGIIKGVGVNNDGSGKGSFTAPNAEGQAGAIRMALADAQIDPSTISYVEAHGTATPLGDPIEVEGLTMAFGGVSKKQFCALGSIKSNLGHLTAAAGVAGLLKTTLALYHQQLPASLGFSAPNPVIDFADTPFYVNDTHRDWVASGPRRAGVSSFGVGGTNVHVVLEEYIPAGSVEAVSPSAAQRPVHLAVWSAKSRQSLTTYAAHLAGHLGQHPEQTLADVAYTLQNRQPIFAHRRFVLARSQPELMQALLAPAAPKTINPLSDGNAASQPPGSTEVGSFVMLFPGQGAQYLNMGRELYENESVYRQAIDTCADELMTHLGLDIRQVLYPDTIDVDATNRLKNTRYTQPALFVTEYALARLWQSWGIEPTVFCGHSIGEFVAAHLAGVFTLSDVLALIAARGRLISELPGGSMLSVRLDVESVSAMLPPALSLAAVNSRQLCVVAGPNDSITLFAGQLNERGIANRLLETSHAFHSAMLDPIVGEFENRVRGIALQRPQKPIVSTVSGTWLTDAEATNPGYWANHMRATVCFADALETLFTLPNPIMLEVGPGSVTSTLARQQAIPRPIEIVTSLERNGQGNRTDYESILNALGQLWVKGIDPNWSSFQTGQPNRKITLPTYAFDRTRCWVDPPRQSSESPTNIPLELQNIPVPVEDSIAIPIMRRNELINQVRQLLNDTAGIQMDEKALPLNFLELGLDSLALTQFSYNLRKKFDLPISFRQLNSAYNSIEALVDFIDRELPINAFQPPALVTPPTLSVPKPTAPQPTLSNEAKPLPNRPALPIGPADPVTDLFERQLQIMAEQLAVLRGHQPSAVRQQPIGKISPAPALALQSVGEVTNPLPLATPTPEKALPSVAEAPAIRQAFGAGARIERQVTSLSEVQQLFLAKLTQRYTEKTAASKAYAQENRRWMADPRAVTGFKPLTKELVYPIVVERSKGSRLWDIDGNEYIDVLNGFGSTLFGYQPDWLKTILHDQIERGYELGPQHKLAGQVTRMVCEFTGFDRAALCNTGSEAVLGALRMARTVTGRSLVVTFAGSYHGIFDEVISRGSTSRQSYPAALGIPAEAVQNVLILDYGTDESLQILRERASELAAVLVEPVQSRRPEFQPVDFLKQVRAITEASGTALVFDEVITGFRMHPGGAQALFGVKADLATYGKVIGGGLPIGVVAGKAAFMDALDGGYWQYGDDSYPQADITFFAGTFVRHPLALAATHASLQYLREQGPALQERLTAKAKQLADTLNIAFIKQQLPMLIAQFGSLWKLKFTEDVPYGDLLFTMMREKGIHIWDGFPCFITEAHTDEDSQQIVFAFHDCFQELVKAQFIQSKGLLTPDLTKVYNRADNPPIPGARLGRDQQGNPGWFVTDPDRPGKYRQL, encoded by the coding sequence ATGAACAAACCGACTCAAGCCTCACCGAATCTGGCCGAACCGCTGTACCCAACGGACAAAACATTAGTTGACCTATTTGTGGATCAGGCCCGCCAGACACCCGATCAAGTGGCCGTCGTGTGTGCTGACAGCCTGCTAACCTACGCTGAACTGGACCAGCAATCGAACCAGTTGGCGCACTACCTCCGCAAACAGGGCGTAAAGCCGGAAACCCTGGTTCCTATTTGCCTGGACCGTTCCATCGCCATGATTGTTGGGCTATTGGGAATTCTTAAAGCGGGGGGAGCTTACGTACCCATTGACCCGGATTATCCGGCTGACCGAATCGAGTATATCCTTGCTGATTTGAACGCAACGGTAGTTGTTACCGATGGTGTTGCCCGCCCCAAACTGGAAGCCGAACCAGCCCATCCGACCGAAAGATTGAAGCAACCGGTTACTCGAACCCTCGTGTGCCTTGATCGGGATGCATCGGTCATTAACAGTGAATTCATTGAAGCTGTATCAGAGCCACCGACACCCCCCCAGTTAGCCTATATCATCTACACATCAGGATCGACGGGCAGACCAAAGGGCGTAATGATCGAACACGCCAATGTAGTCAGTCTGATGAAGATGAACGCGTCGCTTTTTGATTTCAGCGAACGGGATGTCTGGACGATGTTTCACTCGTTCTGTTTCGATTTCTCCGTCTGGGAAATGTACGGCGCGTTGCTGTTTGGGGGGCGGCTTATTATCGTGCCTAAGCACATCGCCAAAGACGCTCACCTGTATGGCGCGTTGCTTGCTACGCACCGCGTCACGGTGCTTAATCAAACACCGTCCGCGTTTTATGTATTGCAGGAGCATATTGTGGGGCGGTCGGTTCCGTTATCGGTTCGATACGTCATTTTTGGTGGTGAGGCCCTGCATCCGGGAAAACTTCGCCCCTGGCAAGAGGCATTCCCAACTTGTCAGCTCGTCAATATGTACGGCATTACCGAAACCACCGTACACGTAACCTACCTGGCCCTCCGGGGAGAACATCTTGCCCAATCGAGTAGTCTGATTGGTCGGTCCATTCCAACGCTGACTACGCACGTCCTGGACGAACAGCAACGACCGGTAGCCGTTGGCGAAACGGGTGAGCTATACGTGGGTGGCGCGGGACTGGCGAGGGGTTATCTGAACCAGCCGGAACTAACCGCGCAGCGATTTATTCCAAACCCGTTGTCGGATCAGACCGACGACCTAACCCAACCCGTATCCCACCGGCTTTACCGCAGTGGCGATTTGGTGCGGCGGTTACCGCAGGGCGAACTGGAGTACCTGGGCCGTATTGACGCGCAGGTTAAGATTCGGGGATTCCGCATTGAGTTGGGCGAAATTGAGCAAACCCTTCAGCAATATCACGGCGTAAAACAGGCCGTTGTCGTCGCTAAAATCTACGGTGATGCCGATATTCGGTTAGTGGGCTATGTTGTTATGGATGGCCCCTTCGAGAAATCGACCCTCATCCATTTTCTGAATAGCCGCCTGCCGGATTATATGGTGCCCGCAGTGTGGATGTCCATTGACCAAGTTCCGCTGACCCCAAACGGCAAGGTTGACCGGCGGGCGTTACCTGATCCTGAACCGGCAGACTCGTTGGTAAACACATTCCTGATGCCGGGCAATTCCACCGAGGAAAAGTTGCTGGCTGTTTGGCGAGAGGTGCTGGCACTCAACCGGATGGGTGTCACCGATAATTTTTTTGAGTTAGGCGGCAACTCTCTGTTGGCGGCCCGCACCATAGCGGCCCTGAAGCAAACCCATTCTTTAGAGATACCTATTACGAAGCTCTATCAGTATCCTACGGTACGGGCCCTGGCCGATTTTGTGGACGGGCAAGTCCAGGATTTATCCCTTCCTGGTCGAAAAAATACGGCACGTACAGATACCGACGAGGTGGCGATTATTGGTATGGCCGGTCGTTTTCCGGGAGCCAACACAGTTGAGGCCCTGTGGGAAGTATTACGAGCAGGTCAGGAAACGATTCGCTTTTTTACGCCCGACGAGTTAGATCCTTCATTGCCCGACGACTTAATCCGGGACCCACAGTACGTGAACGCCAGGGGGATTCTGGCCGAGGCTTACCAATTTGATGCGGGCTTTTTTGGCCTAAGCCCGAAACTGGCCGAGGTCATGGACCCGCAACAGCGCGTTTTTCTGGAGATTGCCTGGGAAGCTCTCGAACAGGCGGGTTATTTGCCGAATCAGTACGGGGGAAGCATCGGGGTTTGGGCGGGTTGTGGCAACAATACGTACTACCTCAACAATGTACTGCCCAACACTGAAGTCGTTCGCCAGGTGGGGAATTTTCAGGCCATGACGGTCAACGAAAAGGACTTTATTGCCTCCCGAACGGCTTATCAACTAAATCTGGGCGGGCCAGCCGTTAGTGTTTATTCGGCCTGTTCTACCTCGCTGCTGGCGGTTGCCCAGGCGGTCGATAGCATTCGGCTGGGCCATTGTGCGTTGGCACTGGCGGGCGGAGCCAGCGTTACGGCACCCATTTATAGTGGGCATCTGTACGAAGAAGGGGCCATGCTGAGTCGGGATGGACATTGCCGGCCGTTCGATGCCAGTGCTACCGGAACCGTGTTCAGTGATGGCGCGGGGGTGGTGTTGCTAAAGGCCCGATCAGCCGCCGAACGCGATGGCGATACCATTTACGGGATCATTAAAGGGGTGGGCGTTAACAACGACGGGAGCGGTAAGGGCAGTTTTACGGCTCCCAACGCCGAAGGGCAGGCCGGGGCCATTCGGATGGCCCTTGCTGATGCCCAAATTGATCCGTCCACGATAAGCTATGTGGAGGCCCACGGCACAGCCACCCCGTTGGGCGATCCTATCGAAGTGGAGGGGCTAACCATGGCGTTCGGTGGCGTGTCGAAAAAACAGTTTTGCGCGCTGGGTTCCATTAAAAGCAACCTGGGGCATCTGACAGCGGCTGCCGGCGTGGCGGGGCTGCTTAAAACCACGCTGGCCCTCTACCACCAGCAACTGCCCGCATCGCTTGGTTTCAGCGCACCAAATCCGGTTATTGATTTTGCCGATACCCCTTTTTACGTGAACGATACGCACCGCGATTGGGTCGCATCGGGGCCGCGTCGGGCGGGAGTCAGTTCGTTTGGCGTTGGCGGTACCAACGTTCATGTCGTGCTGGAAGAGTATATTCCCGCCGGGTCCGTCGAGGCAGTAAGCCCATCAGCCGCCCAGCGACCGGTCCATCTGGCGGTTTGGTCGGCCAAATCCCGGCAAAGTCTGACAACCTATGCGGCTCATCTGGCCGGGCATCTTGGCCAGCACCCCGAACAGACGCTTGCCGATGTAGCCTATACGCTTCAGAACCGCCAGCCCATTTTTGCTCACCGTCGATTCGTACTGGCTCGTAGCCAGCCCGAACTCATGCAGGCGTTACTGGCTCCGGCGGCTCCGAAAACGATTAACCCCCTTTCAGACGGAAATGCGGCATCACAACCACCCGGCTCCACTGAGGTGGGTTCCTTCGTCATGCTGTTTCCGGGTCAGGGGGCGCAGTACCTCAACATGGGCCGGGAACTATACGAAAACGAATCGGTGTATCGGCAGGCCATTGACACCTGTGCCGACGAACTGATGACTCATCTCGGCCTCGACATTCGCCAGGTTCTCTACCCCGATACCATCGATGTTGACGCGACCAACCGGCTGAAAAACACGCGCTACACCCAGCCCGCGTTGTTTGTAACCGAATACGCCCTGGCCCGGCTTTGGCAAAGCTGGGGAATCGAACCCACTGTCTTTTGCGGACATAGCATTGGCGAGTTCGTTGCGGCTCATCTGGCCGGGGTTTTCACCCTGTCAGACGTACTGGCCCTTATCGCAGCCCGTGGCCGACTGATCAGCGAACTGCCAGGAGGAAGTATGCTATCGGTACGGCTCGATGTCGAATCCGTTTCAGCCATGCTGCCCCCCGCTCTATCGCTGGCAGCAGTCAACAGTCGTCAGTTGTGCGTGGTGGCCGGGCCCAACGACTCGATTACCCTATTTGCCGGACAGTTAAACGAGAGGGGCATTGCCAACCGGCTTCTAGAAACCAGCCATGCCTTCCATTCAGCCATGCTGGACCCGATTGTGGGCGAATTTGAAAACAGGGTGCGAGGTATAGCGTTGCAACGCCCCCAAAAGCCAATTGTATCAACGGTGAGTGGTACCTGGCTGACCGACGCCGAAGCCACAAATCCCGGCTATTGGGCCAACCATATGCGAGCTACGGTTTGTTTTGCCGATGCGTTGGAAACGCTGTTTACATTGCCGAACCCTATTATGCTGGAGGTCGGCCCCGGCAGTGTAACGTCGACTTTGGCCCGCCAACAGGCGATACCCCGCCCGATTGAGATCGTGACAAGTTTGGAAAGGAATGGGCAAGGTAATCGAACAGATTATGAATCTATCCTGAATGCCTTAGGGCAACTCTGGGTTAAAGGCATCGACCCAAACTGGTCGTCTTTTCAGACAGGCCAACCCAACCGGAAAATAACCTTACCCACGTATGCCTTCGACCGGACTCGCTGTTGGGTGGACCCGCCCCGGCAATCATCCGAGAGCCCGACCAATATCCCCCTGGAGCTACAGAATATCCCAGTTCCCGTTGAAGATTCCATCGCTATACCGATCATGCGTAGAAATGAGTTGATAAACCAGGTTCGGCAATTGCTGAACGACACGGCAGGCATCCAGATGGATGAGAAGGCTCTGCCCCTGAACTTTTTAGAATTGGGGCTTGATTCCTTAGCGCTGACTCAGTTTTCCTATAACCTTCGCAAGAAATTCGACCTGCCAATTTCGTTTCGACAGTTGAACAGTGCGTACAATTCCATCGAAGCCTTAGTTGATTTTATAGATCGGGAACTACCCATCAATGCATTTCAGCCCCCGGCCCTGGTTACTCCACCAACGCTCTCCGTTCCGAAGCCAACTGCACCGCAGCCTACGCTGTCGAACGAAGCAAAACCGCTACCGAATCGGCCAGCCCTTCCGATTGGCCCCGCTGACCCGGTCACAGACCTGTTTGAGCGACAACTACAGATTATGGCGGAACAACTAGCCGTTTTGCGAGGTCATCAGCCATCAGCTGTGCGTCAGCAACCCATCGGGAAAATTAGCCCGGCACCTGCCCTAGCATTGCAGTCAGTAGGGGAAGTGACCAACCCGTTGCCTTTGGCTACCCCGACACCCGAAAAAGCATTACCATCGGTAGCCGAGGCTCCTGCAATCCGACAGGCGTTCGGAGCCGGAGCGCGCATCGAACGACAGGTAACATCTCTCAGCGAGGTGCAGCAACTATTTTTGGCAAAACTTACCCAACGCTACACCGAGAAAACAGCCGCCAGCAAAGCCTACGCGCAGGAGAACCGGCGATGGATGGCCGATCCCCGCGCCGTAACGGGGTTCAAGCCGCTGACAAAGGAATTGGTCTATCCAATTGTGGTAGAGCGGTCGAAGGGAAGTCGTTTATGGGATATCGACGGTAACGAATATATTGATGTGCTAAATGGGTTTGGATCAACTCTGTTTGGTTATCAGCCTGACTGGCTAAAAACGATTCTGCATGATCAGATCGAACGGGGCTATGAACTGGGGCCGCAGCATAAATTGGCCGGCCAGGTAACCCGGATGGTTTGCGAGTTCACTGGCTTCGACCGGGCAGCCTTATGCAACACGGGTTCAGAGGCTGTGCTGGGTGCGCTACGCATGGCCCGCACCGTAACGGGGCGTTCGCTGGTGGTTACCTTTGCTGGCTCGTATCACGGCATTTTCGATGAAGTAATCAGCCGGGGTAGTACCAGTCGCCAATCGTATCCGGCGGCCCTGGGTATTCCTGCAGAAGCGGTCCAGAACGTGTTGATTCTGGACTATGGCACCGATGAAAGTCTGCAAATCCTTCGGGAAAGAGCCTCGGAACTGGCCGCTGTGCTGGTTGAACCTGTGCAGAGCCGACGTCCCGAATTTCAGCCCGTTGATTTTCTAAAACAGGTGCGGGCTATTACCGAAGCTTCGGGAACGGCTTTAGTCTTCGACGAAGTGATAACCGGCTTTCGGATGCATCCGGGCGGAGCGCAGGCTCTGTTTGGCGTTAAAGCGGATCTGGCAACGTATGGCAAAGTAATCGGGGGTGGCCTGCCCATTGGGGTGGTAGCGGGAAAGGCCGCGTTTATGGATGCCCTGGATGGCGGATACTGGCAGTATGGTGACGACTCGTATCCGCAGGCCGACATCACGTTTTTTGCCGGTACGTTTGTGCGTCACCCTTTAGCCCTGGCAGCCACCCATGCCTCGCTTCAATACCTGCGGGAGCAAGGTCCCGCGCTTCAGGAGCGTTTGACCGCCAAAGCAAAACAATTGGCTGACACGCTGAATATAGCCTTTATCAAACAACAACTACCCATGCTGATCGCTCAGTTTGGATCACTCTGGAAACTGAAATTCACCGAAGATGTCCCCTACGGCGATCTCCTGTTCACGATGATGAGGGAAAAAGGGATTCACATCTGGGATGGTTTTCCTTGCTTTATAACCGAGGCCCATACCGATGAGGATAGCCAACAGATCGTCTTTGCATTCCACGATTGTTTCCAAGAATTAGTGAAAGCTCAATTTATACAATCGAAGGGGCTGCTGACACCTGATTTGACAAAAGTGTATAACCGTGCCGATAACCCACCTATACCGGGAGCCAGACTGGGCCGGGACCAGCAGGGTAATCCTGGGTGGTTTGTAACAGACCCGGACCGACCCGGAAAATACCGGCAACTTTAG
- a CDS encoding GCN5-related N-acetyltransferase (PFAM: GCN5-related N-acetyltransferase~KEGG: scl:sce1138 acetyltransferase), with translation MKIDCGTCLIRSWQYGDEDHLPQHANNKAIWLNLRDSFPHPYTQLDAQRWIQYVVDPELETNFAIDVGGEAIGNIGLRIGEDISRYSAELWYWLGQAYWGRGIVSAAIKAMIDYAFTEFMLTRLYAQPMAHNAASIKVLEKVGFRREGLLRDSVVKNNVLMDTVLYAYLSSDWLADRNELL, from the coding sequence ATGAAGATTGATTGTGGCACCTGTCTGATCCGCTCGTGGCAATACGGCGATGAAGATCACCTGCCTCAGCACGCCAACAATAAAGCTATTTGGCTTAATCTCCGCGATAGCTTCCCTCACCCATATACACAACTTGATGCCCAGCGGTGGATACAATACGTCGTTGACCCTGAACTGGAAACCAACTTCGCTATTGACGTGGGTGGCGAAGCAATAGGCAACATTGGATTACGAATTGGAGAAGACATTAGCCGGTATTCAGCCGAATTATGGTACTGGCTTGGGCAGGCGTACTGGGGGCGCGGGATTGTGTCGGCAGCCATAAAGGCAATGATCGACTATGCGTTCACAGAGTTTATGCTTACCCGGCTTTACGCGCAGCCAATGGCGCACAATGCAGCCTCGATCAAGGTACTTGAAAAGGTCGGCTTTCGTCGAGAAGGGTTACTCCGGGACAGTGTCGTTAAAAATAATGTGTTGATGGATACCGTCCTCTATGCGTACCTGTCGAGCGATTGGCTGGCTGATAGGAATGAACTTCTCTAA